In a single window of the Flavobacterium sp. W4I14 genome:
- a CDS encoding YegS/Rv2252/BmrU family lipid kinase (product_source=TIGR00147; cath_funfam=3.40.50.10330; cog=COG1597; pfam=PF00781,PF19279; superfamily=111331; tigrfam=TIGR00147) yields the protein MKLLFIINPGSGSHDINLKEVISTHFDAKKTEIDLFELPEDCSLEQIKERIKAAKADRVVAVGGDGTLKLVAECLLHTETPIGIIPAGSANGMAKELGIPTDIELALAILDEGRLQKIHVVKLNNEICIHLSDLGFNAYLVKKFDTLPQRGMWGYAKATWHALWNHSRMDVQLKLKDETITSKAAMVAIANATMYGSGLKINPDGKLDDDLFEVVLVKDYSYLEILKIWITKLPFNPKKIEVFQTAEVKISSKHKAHFQVDGEYIGRVNTVEASILPAAITVVLPSVSEG from the coding sequence ATGAAATTATTATTCATCATCAATCCAGGCTCTGGTAGCCACGACATTAACCTAAAGGAAGTAATTTCTACCCATTTTGATGCAAAAAAAACGGAGATCGATCTATTCGAATTACCAGAAGACTGCTCTTTAGAGCAGATAAAAGAAAGGATTAAAGCTGCAAAGGCAGATCGTGTGGTGGCCGTTGGTGGCGATGGCACCCTAAAACTTGTTGCCGAATGTCTGTTGCATACTGAAACCCCTATCGGGATTATCCCTGCCGGTTCTGCAAATGGAATGGCTAAAGAATTAGGAATCCCGACTGATATTGAACTGGCTTTAGCTATTCTGGATGAAGGCCGTTTGCAAAAAATCCATGTAGTTAAACTTAATAATGAAATCTGCATCCATTTATCCGATTTAGGTTTTAATGCCTATCTGGTAAAAAAATTTGACACCCTGCCCCAACGCGGCATGTGGGGTTATGCAAAGGCTACCTGGCATGCTTTATGGAACCACAGCAGAATGGACGTACAATTGAAACTTAAAGATGAAACAATCACTTCTAAAGCGGCAATGGTGGCTATTGCAAACGCAACCATGTACGGCTCAGGCCTAAAGATAAACCCAGACGGAAAATTAGACGACGATCTGTTTGAAGTGGTTTTGGTAAAAGACTACTCATATCTTGAAATACTTAAAATATGGATCACCAAATTACCTTTCAACCCTAAAAAAATAGAAGTATTTCAAACTGCTGAAGTTAAGATTTCTTCGAAACATAAAGCACACTTCCAGGTTGATGGAGAATACATTGGTAGGGTAAATACTGTTGAAGCCAGCATTCTTCCTGCTGCCATAACGGTGGTTTTACCTAGTGTATCAGAAGGATGA
- a CDS encoding hypothetical protein (product_source=Hypo-rule applied; superfamily=81631; transmembrane_helix_parts=Inside_1_6,TMhelix_7_26,Outside_27_40,TMhelix_41_63,Inside_64_67,TMhelix_68_90,Outside_91_104,TMhelix_105_122,Inside_123_129), with protein sequence MKNTTRFFALLDIISIALLAKQFWQILTHLNEIPDQILSQAKVVLLLPLFVSLFVSAAGLILFKKFGFITYYIQFPFRLVVWVFSIGFITYLPEVLNLGERWFDILFRICFIAEFFRLYFTIKIHRSSF encoded by the coding sequence ATGAAGAACACCACTAGATTTTTTGCCTTATTGGATATCATCAGCATTGCATTATTGGCTAAACAGTTTTGGCAGATTTTAACACACCTGAACGAAATTCCCGATCAGATCCTTTCGCAGGCCAAGGTTGTTTTATTATTGCCCTTATTTGTGTCGCTTTTTGTATCGGCAGCGGGTTTAATCTTATTTAAGAAATTCGGCTTTATTACCTATTATATTCAGTTTCCATTCCGTTTGGTGGTATGGGTATTTTCTATTGGCTTTATTACTTATTTGCCAGAAGTGTTAAACCTCGGCGAACGGTGGTTTGATATTTTGTTCCGTATCTGTTTTATCGCCGAATTTTTCAGATTATATTTTACCATTAAAATTCATCGTTCATCCTTCTGA
- a CDS encoding TonB family protein (product_source=TIGR01352; cath_funfam=3.30.2420.10; cleavage_site_network=SignalP-noTM; pfam=PF03544; superfamily=74653; tigrfam=TIGR01352): MKNLLTLTLLFCCSLAMAQVQFKSGKSGFTNFLRENTIYPQFSKDNCIQGTVNVSFKLDEQGKVYFSKVSKGILSDLDEEALRLVRLSSGKWQVPAGYDTTVSIVAPVNFKLSGYNCEGKSNEAIQEAIRTYLAEEGLTNSVINFYKNIDKAKPGQEVQIIAIKKQLGIDDEYLDDRIKMALKKIKQGDKQGACEDFLFVKYMGSKMADDYLVKYCK; the protein is encoded by the coding sequence ATGAAAAACCTGCTCACCCTTACTTTGCTTTTTTGCTGTTCGTTGGCCATGGCCCAGGTTCAGTTTAAATCTGGTAAAAGCGGTTTTACCAATTTTTTAAGAGAGAATACCATTTATCCGCAGTTCTCTAAAGATAATTGTATCCAAGGAACGGTAAATGTGAGCTTTAAGCTTGATGAACAAGGGAAGGTTTATTTTTCTAAAGTGAGTAAAGGAATATTATCCGATCTGGATGAAGAAGCCCTGCGCTTGGTGCGTTTAAGTAGCGGTAAATGGCAGGTTCCGGCAGGATACGATACCACGGTTTCGATTGTTGCCCCGGTTAATTTTAAACTTTCGGGTTATAATTGTGAAGGGAAATCAAATGAGGCCATTCAAGAAGCAATCCGTACTTATCTGGCTGAAGAAGGTTTAACCAACTCAGTAATTAATTTCTATAAAAACATCGACAAGGCAAAACCCGGACAAGAGGTTCAGATTATTGCCATTAAAAAACAATTGGGCATTGATGATGAATATTTGGATGACCGGATAAAAATGGCGCTAAAGAAAATAAAACAGGGCGATAAACAAGGTGCCTGTGAGGATTTTTTATTTGTTAAATATATGGGGAGTAAAATGGCTGATGATTATTTAGTAAAGTATTGTAAGTAA
- a CDS encoding murein DD-endopeptidase MepM/ murein hydrolase activator NlpD (product_source=COG0739; cath_funfam=2.70.70.10; cog=COG0739; ko=KO:K21472; pfam=PF01551; superfamily=51261) codes for MQTFEQIIQANASLIHKVVDFDVERDQLLSLDFTAANTELTDEILDNTDLFSAWVNEKLIDNNARYGIGGYGEHRTIYSRSAHFDAGEEARRLHLGVDIWGPAGTPIYNFYDATVQSFANNSNFGDYGATIILAYEIDGFKFNALYGHLSLDSLNGLNEGKSIPAGAKIAVLGTKVENGYWPPHLHFQLIENMEGLKGDYPGVCRFSEREKYLANCPDPNLILKGTFF; via the coding sequence ATGCAAACTTTTGAGCAGATTATTCAAGCGAATGCGTCATTGATCCATAAGGTGGTTGATTTTGATGTAGAACGGGATCAGCTTTTATCTTTAGATTTTACGGCAGCAAATACTGAATTAACGGATGAGATTCTGGATAATACCGATTTATTTTCTGCCTGGGTAAATGAAAAATTAATTGATAATAATGCTCGTTATGGTATTGGTGGCTATGGTGAACATCGTACCATATATTCACGAAGTGCTCATTTTGATGCCGGAGAAGAAGCCCGCAGGTTGCATTTAGGTGTAGATATCTGGGGGCCAGCTGGAACGCCGATTTATAATTTTTACGATGCGACTGTTCAAAGTTTTGCCAATAACAGCAACTTTGGTGATTATGGCGCAACAATCATCTTAGCTTACGAAATCGATGGTTTTAAATTTAATGCGTTATACGGGCATTTAAGTCTGGATTCGTTAAATGGCCTCAACGAAGGTAAATCTATTCCTGCCGGGGCTAAAATCGCAGTATTAGGTACAAAAGTAGAGAACGGTTACTGGCCACCACACCTTCATTTTCAATTGATCGAAAATATGGAAGGATTAAAAGGTGATTATCCTGGAGTTTGCAGGTTTAGTGAACGAGAAAAATATCTGGCAAACTGCCCCGATCCGAATTTAATTTTGAAGGGCACGTTCTTTTAA
- a CDS encoding hemolysin III (product_source=KO:K11068; cog=COG1272; ko=KO:K11068; pfam=PF03006; superfamily=48317; tigrfam=TIGR01065; transmembrane_helix_parts=Inside_1_6,TMhelix_7_29,Outside_30_38,TMhelix_39_61,Inside_62_72,TMhelix_73_92,Outside_93_96,TMhelix_97_119,Inside_120_125,TMhelix_126_144,Outside_145_153,TMhelix_154_173,Inside_174_185,TMhelix_186_208,Outside_209_209), with protein sequence MRKLREPVNFFTHFIPALIAIPAGYLLLQKCNTPIEYTAAWIYGIGTFILFGVSAMYHGYPATDYGVRFWQKFDHCCIYLMIAGSYTPTALLVFDDWLRWSLFAIVWIVAIIGCLLKIFNRLKSTVISLSIYILMGCLIVPLLQKMLVTLPIGAIFWLLFGGVFYIAGTYYYAKDKQLFRWMHSHELWHLFVIGGALSHYIYNFVYIFK encoded by the coding sequence GTGAGGAAGCTAAGGGAACCCGTTAATTTCTTCACTCATTTTATACCGGCATTAATTGCAATTCCGGCTGGTTATTTATTGCTCCAGAAATGCAATACACCTATTGAATATACTGCTGCCTGGATTTATGGCATTGGCACTTTTATCCTTTTTGGTGTAAGTGCCATGTATCATGGTTATCCGGCTACTGATTATGGTGTGCGTTTTTGGCAAAAATTCGATCATTGCTGCATTTACCTGATGATAGCAGGTTCTTACACACCAACCGCTTTGCTGGTTTTTGATGACTGGTTACGTTGGAGTTTATTCGCCATTGTATGGATTGTTGCTATTATAGGTTGCCTGCTTAAAATCTTTAACCGATTAAAAAGCACGGTTATCTCATTGTCTATTTATATTTTAATGGGCTGCTTAATTGTGCCTTTGCTACAGAAAATGCTTGTTACTTTACCTATTGGCGCTATTTTCTGGTTGCTGTTCGGTGGTGTTTTTTACATTGCCGGAACTTATTATTACGCAAAGGATAAACAGCTGTTCAGATGGATGCACAGTCACGAACTTTGGCACCTGTTTGTAATCGGAGGAGCCTTATCTCACTATATTTATAACTTCGTTTATATTTTTAAGTAG
- a CDS encoding ribosome-binding factor A (product_source=KO:K02834; cath_funfam=3.30.300.20; cog=COG0858; ko=KO:K02834; pfam=PF02033; superfamily=89919; tigrfam=TIGR00082) — protein MESKRQQKFAGVLQEELAQVFQREGAAFLPNTLVTITRVRVSPDLAVAKVYLSFFNTNNTTLSINTVNAHSGEIRYKLGSRIRHQVRVVPELTFFVDDTNEYVERMDHLFEKIAKEPRQKDEDSE, from the coding sequence ATGGAAAGTAAACGTCAGCAGAAATTTGCAGGAGTATTACAAGAGGAGTTAGCACAGGTTTTTCAGCGTGAAGGTGCTGCATTTTTGCCTAATACATTGGTAACGATTACCCGTGTTCGGGTTTCGCCGGATTTGGCAGTGGCTAAAGTTTACCTGAGCTTTTTTAATACCAATAACACCACGCTTTCTATCAATACAGTTAACGCACATTCGGGCGAAATCAGGTATAAACTGGGAAGCAGAATCCGCCATCAGGTTAGGGTAGTGCCAGAGCTTACTTTCTTTGTAGATGATACAAATGAGTATGTAGAGCGCATGGATCATCTTTTCGAGAAGATTGCAAAAGAGCCTAGACAAAAAGACGAAGACAGCGAATAA
- a CDS encoding GTP-binding protein HflX (product_source=KO:K03665; cath_funfam=3.40.50.1980,3.40.50.300; cog=COG2262; ko=KO:K03665; pfam=PF01926,PF13167,PF16360; smart=SM00382; superfamily=52540,52833; tigrfam=TIGR03156) yields the protein MGKQKTYDTAVVQERAILVGVVTPGEKEAQTKEYLDELAFLVDTAGGKVEKVFTQKMLKPERATFVGTGKLEEIKAYVKSEEIDVVVFDDELSPSQLRNIDRELGVKVLDRSNLILDIFANRAQTAQAKTQVELAQLQYVLPRLTGMWTHLERQKGGIGMRGPGETQIESDRRIILNKISLLKERLRNIDRQNETQRKNRGQLIRVALVGYTNVGKSTIMNMLSKSEVFAENKLFATLDTTVRKVVIENLPFLLSDTVGFIRKLPHHLVECFKSTLDEVREADLLIHVVDVSHPNFEDQINTVNETLKDIGAIDKDMILVFNKIDAYVSPELDDEEDDGKLTLEDFKKSWMSHDKVPVLFISATEKENLEEFKTLLYDKVKAAHVARYPYDSNLLY from the coding sequence ATGGGAAAACAAAAGACATATGATACTGCCGTAGTGCAGGAACGGGCAATTTTAGTTGGAGTGGTTACACCTGGTGAAAAAGAAGCCCAAACAAAAGAATATTTAGATGAGCTGGCCTTTTTGGTAGATACAGCTGGCGGGAAGGTTGAAAAGGTTTTTACACAGAAAATGCTAAAACCAGAGCGTGCTACATTTGTGGGTACGGGAAAACTGGAAGAGATAAAAGCTTATGTAAAATCAGAAGAAATTGATGTGGTGGTTTTCGACGATGAATTATCGCCGTCGCAACTGCGTAATATCGATCGCGAACTTGGAGTTAAGGTTTTAGATAGAAGCAATCTGATCCTGGATATTTTTGCCAACAGGGCCCAAACTGCACAGGCAAAAACACAGGTAGAACTGGCACAATTACAATATGTTTTGCCACGCTTAACCGGTATGTGGACTCACTTAGAGCGCCAGAAAGGTGGTATCGGGATGCGTGGTCCGGGTGAAACCCAGATAGAAAGTGATAGACGGATTATTTTAAATAAAATCTCTTTGTTAAAAGAGCGTTTAAGAAACATAGATCGTCAGAACGAAACGCAGCGTAAAAACCGCGGTCAGTTAATTCGGGTAGCTTTGGTAGGCTATACCAATGTGGGTAAATCGACCATCATGAATATGCTGTCGAAATCGGAAGTATTTGCAGAAAATAAATTGTTTGCAACTTTAGATACAACTGTACGTAAAGTTGTGATCGAGAATTTACCTTTTTTACTTTCTGATACCGTTGGGTTTATCCGCAAGCTGCCTCACCATTTGGTAGAATGTTTTAAATCTACTTTAGATGAAGTACGTGAAGCTGATTTGTTGATCCACGTGGTTGATGTTTCGCATCCTAACTTCGAAGATCAGATTAATACAGTCAATGAAACCTTGAAAGATATTGGCGCGATTGATAAAGACATGATATTAGTTTTTAATAAGATTGATGCCTATGTTTCGCCAGAACTTGACGATGAAGAAGATGATGGCAAGCTCACTTTGGAAGACTTTAAGAAAAGCTGGATGAGCCATGATAAAGTACCTGTATTGTTTATATCGGCTACCGAAAAAGAAAACTTAGAAGAGTTTAAAACATTATTGTACGATAAGGTTAAAGCTGCGCATGTGGCCAGATACCCGTATGATAGTAATTTGTTATATTAG
- a CDS encoding indole-3-glycerol phosphate synthase (product_source=KO:K01609; cath_funfam=3.20.20.70; cog=COG0134; ko=KO:K01609; pfam=PF00218; superfamily=51366) yields MNDGKSKSPSGDLGVNILDKIVLRKKEEVAAAKALVSVQDLENSVHFKRTPYSFKEFLLTEDRTGIIAEFKRRSPSKGLINGVADVAEVTQTYNAAGASALSVLTDVDFFGGKTDDILAARAANNIPILRKDFMIDEYQILEAKAWGADIILLIASILTPQQINDFGKFAKDLGLNVLLEVHNLEELERSICPNLDAIGVNNRNLGDFTVDIQTSFDLVNKIPDEFLKISESAISNPQTIRELKTAGFNGFLIGENFMKTDNPGVAIKEFVAQI; encoded by the coding sequence ATGAACGATGGAAAGTCAAAGTCCCCTTCAGGGGATTTAGGGGTGAACATATTAGATAAAATCGTATTACGTAAAAAAGAAGAAGTTGCCGCGGCAAAAGCTTTGGTTTCTGTACAGGATTTAGAAAATTCGGTGCACTTTAAGAGAACACCTTATTCTTTTAAGGAATTTCTATTGACCGAAGACCGTACCGGCATTATTGCCGAGTTTAAGCGCCGTTCGCCATCAAAGGGTCTAATCAATGGTGTAGCTGATGTTGCTGAGGTAACGCAGACTTATAATGCCGCAGGCGCATCCGCACTTTCGGTATTAACGGATGTAGATTTCTTTGGTGGTAAAACCGACGATATTCTGGCAGCACGGGCAGCAAACAATATTCCGATCCTAAGAAAAGATTTTATGATCGATGAGTATCAGATCCTGGAAGCAAAAGCCTGGGGTGCTGATATTATTCTATTGATCGCTTCAATTTTAACCCCTCAACAGATCAACGATTTCGGAAAGTTTGCAAAAGACTTAGGTTTAAATGTGTTGTTAGAAGTGCACAACCTGGAAGAGTTGGAGCGGAGCATCTGCCCGAATCTGGATGCTATTGGTGTAAACAACAGAAACCTGGGCGATTTTACGGTAGATATCCAGACTTCGTTCGATTTGGTGAATAAAATACCTGATGAATTTTTAAAGATTTCAGAAAGTGCCATTAGCAATCCACAAACGATCAGGGAATTAAAAACCGCAGGTTTTAACGGATTTTTAATTGGCGAGAATTTTATGAAAACCGATAATCCAGGTGTTGCGATAAAAGAATTTGTAGCGCAGATATAG